In Archangium violaceum, the following are encoded in one genomic region:
- the valS gene encoding valine--tRNA ligase → MKTFRSINPELLPKHFEAESVEKRLDARWESEGLHRYDPSRPREETFVVDTPPPTVSGSLHVGHIFSYTHADVIVRQQRMLGRNIFYPMGWDDNGLPTERRVQNYFNVRADVRTPYEPGLRMEQATAESSKQPPRTVSRPNFIELCHQVTKQDEQVFKALWRRIGLSVDWEEEYATIDDHSRELAQFSFLDLYEKGHAYSVTAPTMWDVDFQTAVAQAEVEDRPQAGAFHDIAFAVEGSDAHFTIATTRPELLAACVGVTAHPDDERYKGLFGKRAITPLFRVPVPIFPSELADPTKGTGILMVCTFGDATDVLWWRQQKLPLRQIIGRNGRLLPLTFGAPGWESLDATAAQGFYAGLQGKTVKQARTAMVELLRREDGAAKPGMGAPLIGEPKPIQRDVKFFEKGDQPLEFISTRQWFVRLMDKKEQLLRFGERVQWHPEHMGSRYRNWTENLQLDWCISRQRYFGVQFPVWYPLDAEGNPLHDKPILAPRERLPVDPTVDVPPGYEASQRDQPNGFTAESDVFDTWFTSSLTPQIASGWVKDPERHRRVFPADIRPQSHEIIRTWAFYTIAKAMLHEDSIPWKHVLISGWILDPDRKKMSKSKGNVITPMHLIENYGADAVRYWAASARLGTDTAFDEKVFKVGKRLVTKIFNAGKYVLAQTAQEHPITHELDRAFVWKLASLVEAATGSYKDFEFAPALANTESFFWSNFTDTYLELVKARARGESSGGEEARGSAVAALRLGLNVLLRLFAPVLPYITEEVWGWAFAEDTGHKSIHRAPWPDARTFEGIAKPVHPASFQLAEGAQQAINKRKSESGAGVGRGITRMRLAANAATLTGFERVREDVLSAVRCQSAELVEKADLADNTFEIVDFELAPAAEKEKEKAPEPTEA, encoded by the coding sequence ATGAAGACGTTCCGTTCCATCAACCCCGAGCTCCTCCCCAAGCACTTCGAAGCCGAGAGCGTCGAGAAGCGCCTCGATGCCCGCTGGGAGTCGGAGGGGCTGCACCGCTACGACCCCTCGCGCCCGCGGGAGGAGACGTTCGTCGTCGACACGCCGCCCCCCACGGTGTCGGGCTCGCTGCACGTGGGCCACATCTTCAGCTACACGCACGCGGACGTCATCGTCCGGCAGCAGCGGATGCTCGGGCGCAACATCTTCTACCCCATGGGCTGGGACGACAACGGCCTGCCCACCGAGCGCCGGGTGCAGAACTACTTCAACGTCCGCGCCGACGTGCGCACCCCGTACGAGCCCGGCCTGCGCATGGAGCAGGCGACGGCCGAGTCCTCGAAGCAGCCGCCGCGCACGGTGTCGCGCCCCAACTTCATCGAGCTGTGCCACCAGGTGACGAAGCAGGACGAGCAGGTCTTCAAGGCGCTGTGGCGGCGCATCGGCCTGTCGGTGGACTGGGAGGAGGAGTACGCCACCATCGACGACCACAGCCGCGAGCTGGCGCAGTTCTCCTTCCTGGACCTGTACGAGAAGGGTCATGCGTACTCGGTGACGGCGCCCACGATGTGGGACGTGGACTTCCAGACGGCGGTGGCCCAGGCGGAGGTGGAGGATCGGCCGCAGGCGGGCGCGTTCCACGACATCGCGTTCGCGGTGGAGGGCTCGGACGCGCACTTCACCATCGCCACCACGCGGCCGGAGCTGCTGGCCGCCTGCGTGGGCGTCACCGCGCACCCCGACGACGAGCGCTACAAGGGCCTCTTCGGCAAGCGCGCCATCACCCCACTGTTCCGCGTCCCGGTGCCCATCTTCCCCAGTGAGCTGGCGGATCCCACCAAGGGCACCGGCATCCTCATGGTGTGCACCTTCGGTGACGCCACGGACGTGCTGTGGTGGCGCCAGCAGAAGCTGCCGCTGCGGCAGATCATCGGACGCAACGGTCGGCTGCTGCCCCTCACCTTCGGAGCGCCGGGCTGGGAGAGCCTCGACGCCACGGCCGCGCAGGGCTTCTACGCGGGCCTGCAGGGCAAGACGGTGAAGCAGGCGCGCACGGCCATGGTGGAGCTGCTGCGGCGCGAGGACGGCGCGGCGAAGCCGGGCATGGGCGCACCGCTCATCGGCGAGCCGAAGCCCATCCAGCGCGACGTGAAGTTCTTCGAGAAGGGCGACCAGCCGCTCGAATTCATCTCCACTCGCCAGTGGTTCGTGAGGCTGATGGACAAGAAGGAGCAGCTGCTGCGCTTCGGCGAGCGGGTGCAGTGGCACCCCGAGCACATGGGCTCGCGCTACCGCAACTGGACGGAGAACCTGCAGCTCGACTGGTGTATCAGCCGCCAGCGCTACTTCGGCGTGCAGTTCCCCGTGTGGTACCCGCTGGACGCGGAGGGCAACCCGCTGCACGACAAGCCCATCCTCGCGCCTCGCGAGCGGCTGCCGGTGGATCCGACGGTGGACGTGCCGCCGGGCTACGAGGCCTCGCAGCGCGACCAGCCCAACGGCTTCACGGCCGAGTCGGACGTGTTCGACACCTGGTTCACCAGCTCGCTGACGCCGCAGATCGCCTCGGGCTGGGTGAAGGATCCGGAGCGCCACCGGAGGGTGTTCCCCGCGGACATCCGGCCGCAGAGCCACGAGATCATCCGGACGTGGGCCTTCTACACCATCGCCAAGGCGATGCTGCACGAGGACTCCATCCCGTGGAAGCACGTGCTCATCTCCGGGTGGATCCTCGATCCGGACCGCAAGAAGATGTCCAAGAGCAAGGGCAACGTCATCACGCCCATGCACCTCATCGAGAACTACGGCGCGGACGCGGTGCGCTACTGGGCGGCCTCGGCGCGCCTGGGCACGGACACGGCCTTCGACGAGAAGGTCTTCAAGGTGGGCAAGCGGCTGGTCACGAAGATCTTCAACGCGGGCAAGTACGTGCTCGCCCAGACGGCCCAGGAGCACCCCATCACCCACGAGCTGGATCGGGCCTTCGTGTGGAAGCTCGCGAGCCTGGTGGAGGCGGCGACGGGTTCCTACAAGGACTTCGAGTTCGCGCCAGCGCTGGCGAACACGGAGAGCTTCTTCTGGTCGAACTTCACGGACACGTACCTGGAGCTGGTGAAGGCGCGTGCGCGGGGTGAGTCCTCGGGTGGCGAGGAGGCACGCGGCTCGGCGGTGGCGGCGCTGCGGCTGGGGCTGAACGTGCTGTTGCGGCTGTTCGCGCCCGTGCTGCCCTACATCACCGAGGAGGTGTGGGGCTGGGCCTTCGCGGAGGACACGGGGCACAAGAGCATCCACCGTGCTCCCTGGCCCGACGCCCGCACCTTCGAGGGCATCGCGAAGCCGGTCCACCCGGCCTCCTTCCAACTCGCGGAGGGCGCGCAGCAGGCGATCAACAAGCGCAAGAGCGAGTCGGGGGCAGGCGTGGGCCGGGGCATCACGCGCATGAGGCTCGCGGCCAACGCCGCCACGCTCACAGGCTTCGAGCGGGTACGGGAGGACGTGCTGTCCGCAGTCCGTTGCCAGAGCGCGGAGTTGGTGGAGAAGGCGGACCTCGCCGACAACACCTTCGAGATCGTGGACTTCGAGCTGGCCCCGGCCGCGGAGAAGGAGAAGGAGAAGGCCCCGGAGCCCACCGAGGCCTGA